CGATCCGTTTGTGCCCGCACAGCCAGAACGCTGGATGCTGCTGGATGACCAGTGGGTGCTGGTTGATCTGAACAACGGACAGAAGCTTGCACAATTTCCGGCCCGGGTTGGACAGCAAATTGAGGTGCTGAATGACGGCATGGTGCTCATTCGAGAGAACAACAACGGGGAAATGTATGGTGAATACGAGGATTACATAACCACCTTGTATGATCCCAAGACCGAAAAAAAATGGTGGACGCAGAATAACAAGATCGAACGCGCACTTGTGGAGGGCGATCAATTATATGTAATCAAGAACGGTTATCCGGCAGCCCTTGCCTATGATACAGGGGAGACCCGCTGGACTGCACAAAACACGATTGCTGCCTTTCAATACCCTACCAATCAGGGGAGTTACGTGGTGATTGAAGATCAGCTTTTGCTACCGATGGGTGAGGATCTCCTGATCATGGATAAAAATGACGGTACCTTGATCGGCCGTGTGCATGACGTCGTGATGGGAAACCCGGAACATCGTGATCGGGATGCTAAGAATGGAACCATGAACCGGCTTGGAAATGAAGTCTATATTGGGTCGTCCAACGGACGGTTTAGTATATATGATGCTAATGATTTGCACACAGATATCTCACCTTAAAGCTTGTTTCATGTCGAATGATGATTTATTATGAATAAACAGGATTGCTCGCGCTCCGGTTATCGGCTGTGCGGGCTTTCTTCATGTGTTCTTGAAGGACCATGTACGATCAATCGCAGGAGGAATCTCCCATGATTTCATTATACGGGGTAAGCAAGCGTTACAACGAGCGTGGGTCCCGTGAAGATCAGGGATTCGAAGCGTTAAGCTCGGTTTCTCTAGAAGTAGGCCAGGGAGAGATCCACGGCATTATCGGCTCTAGTGGTGCAGGGAAATCCACACTTCTGCGCATGCTCAATGGATTGGAAAAGCCTGATGACGGCGAAGTCATTGTGAATGGGCAGCATTTGACCCGGATGAGTGAGCCGAGTCTGCGTCAGGTACGGAGGTCCATTGGCATGATTTTTCAGCACTTCAATCTCGTCAGCAATCGAACGGTAAGTGGCAATGTCTGCATGCCTCTGGAACTCGCTGGCGTCTCTCGGACAGAGCGGGTTGCACGAGGACTTGAGGTATTGAGATTTGTCGGACTTGAAGATAAGGCCAACCAGTATCCTGCGCAGTTAAGCGGAGGGCAAAAGCAACGTGTTGCCATCGCCAGAGCACTTGCCAGCCGCCCGGATGTGCTGCTCTGTGATGAACCAACATCTTCGCTTGATCCGCAGACCACGAGTGGAATTCTGGATGTGCTGCGTCATGTCAATGAAACGCTGGGGGTAACTATTGTACTCGTTACACATGAGATGGAGGTTGCCCGAAAGCTCTGCGACCGGATATCGGTGATGAAAGAGGGACGGATCATCAAAACGCTGTCGGAAGCGGAAGTAAGAAGCATACCGGCACCGAAGCCTGATCTTTTAACATCCTTGTTGATGGGTGAAGATGTATCCATGAGCGGACGAAATACCTCTATTCATGGCGATCAGGAGGACCATAATGATGATACCTGAGTCCGTTGTGAAGTATCAGCATGAAATTTGGCAGGCCATCGGAGAGACGTTTGTCATGGTGGGGATCTCTATCACGGCAGCCGTGTTAATCGGGCTGCCTCTGGGCACACTGCTGTATTTGTTCAGAAAAGGGCAACGTTATCAGAATCGACCTCTGTTCACGATTCTGGGAAGTCTCGTCAACATCATTCGTTCCTTCCCGTTTCTGCTGCTAGTGGTATTTATGATTCCGTTCACACGTCTGATCGTTGGAACATCCATCGGGACGCTCGCAGCAACCGTGCCGCTCTCGGTCATCGCCATTGCGTATTACGCCAGACTGGTAGAACAGGCCTTGCTTGATGTCCCGAAGGGTGTGGTTGAAGCTGCTTCTTCCATGGGTGCATCGACCATACAGCTTGTGGTGAAATTCCTGTATGTGGAGGCCCGCTCAAGTCTTGTACTCGGCTTAACAACGGCAACCATCAGCTTTATCTCTTACTCTACGGTCATGGGTATTGTCGGTGGTGGCGGTGTTGGTGATTTTGCGATTCGTTACGGTTATCAGCGATTCGAGACGGAGATCATGGTATTTACGATTATCATTATGATTATCCTGGTACAGATGATCCAATTTACTGGCAGCAGACTGTCCCGCTGGCTCGATCGCAGATCCTGAAGAAGGACAAGCAGTGCAGAAAGATTGAATTACAGCATGAACAATACAGATTACATGATGAAGGGGTTTATATCAGATGAAAGCAAAACTAATGCTCATGCTGCTGGCAGTGACGCTCGTAGCAGCCGGATGCGGCAAAAAAGAAGAAACACCTGCGGCGGAAGGAAATAAGGAAAGTACTCAAGCCGGACAAGAAGTGACGTTGAAAGTAGCTACTTTGATTCCGCCAATGACAGATGTGCTGGATATTGTGAAACCATTGCTGAAAGAAGATGGCGTTAATCTGGAAGTTGTTGTACTTTCCGATAACGTTCAACCGAATACTGCACTGGCGAACAAGGAAGTAGACGCAAACTTCTTCCAGCACGTCCCTTACATGAATCAGTACAATGAAGCAAATAACGCTAATCTGGTGGCTGTGCAGCCGATCTACAATGCCATCTACGGAGCATATTCCAAGAAGTATAAATCCATTGAAGAATTGCCTGAAGGTGCAACGGTAGCGATTGCCAACGATCCGTCCAACATTGGACGCTCGCTGGTCATGATGGAACAGAACGGCCTGATCAAGCTGAAAGAAGGCGTCGGTTTTAATGCAACGCAAGCAGACATCACGGAGAACACGAAGAACTTCAAGTTCAAAGAAGTGGATCTGTTGATGCTGGCCCGCATGCTGGATGATGCGGATCTGGTTGCCATGACGCCAGCCTATGCGAGTCCGCTGGGGCTTACACCCAAGAAGGATGCGCTGTTCACTGAGAAGGATGATTCCCATTTTGCCATTACCTTGGTTGCGCGTGAAGATAACAAGGATTCGGAAGCCATTCAGAAGCTGGCGAAGCGTATGGCGGGTCCAGAAGTGAAAGCCTTCTTTGAAGAGAAGTATGCAGATATTGCGATCCCGGCTTTTAAATAACATCCGTTAATCTGCAACTGAAATGATTGTACAGACAGGTTCAAAACAAACAAACAAACATGAAGACCCAGGCCTCATCGCCCTGGGTCTTTTTTTGTTCATTTGTATTACGGAGTAAAGGAGAAGATCAGCATCAGCTTTTGTCTGAGTCGTGTTCTACCTTTGGCTCCATGAGGCGAATCAGTTTCCGCTCTGTAGCCGTGTCTGTTGCAGGTGTGTAGATACTGCACCGCAAATCGGCATTTCCCTGAACCTGGAGTGAGGTAAGATCAAAAAGCATTTTGCCAGCTCTGGAATGTCTGAATTCAATCAACACATCCGGGGCGCTGCTAACATTGCTTTGTTTCCAGAGGGGTTGAAAATCAGGATATCTGTCCATCATGTCATCCAAAAACAAGTTGTACCATTCATCATCGACATATTGACCGTAATAAGCACGGAAAATAGCCAGGAATCCGCTGACAAAATCCTCCCAATTGACGGCCAGCCTCCGAAATTCCTTTCGTTCAAACAACAAGCTGATCATGTTCCGCTGTTCAGCCGGAATCTGTTCAAAGTCCATAAACACATGCCGTGCTGCGTCATTCCAGCCCACAATGTGACAGCGTCGGTCTGAGATGATTGTGGGACAATTGCGAAGTTCCTGCAATATTTTCTGCAAAGAGGGATGAACTTGGAGTGGCTTCTCATCCAGGATATGAAGTTCCGAATGGTAATCCAAGCCAAGGGAAAACAAATACTTCCGTTCATCTGCTGTCAGCCTGAGAGCTGAGGCGATGTTATCCAATACGGAATGAGATACCTGAATATCTCGGCCCTGTTCAAGCCAGGTGTACCATGTTGTGCTCACACCTGCCAATTGGGATACTTCTTCTCTTCTTAATCCAGGCGTTCTTCGCCGGGAGCCCGCGGGTAATCCGACGGATTCCGGAGAGATTTTGGAACGCTGGCTTTTCAGAAAAGCGGACAGTGCCTGCAGCCTGACATCATGGTTCATTCCATCACCTTCGTTCCTGAGTTTATCATAGTAGTCATTATACTATTATAATTGACAACTTGTAATAGGATAATACGAATGGCAATATAAGTGCATAACTTAACTAAACAAGTATGGAAAGAGCACTAAAGGAGGATGCATTATGGAGCGTGTTGTTATTACAGGAATGGGGATTATCTCTCCTTTGGGGAATGATGTGCATACATTTTGGAATGGATTGGTGGAAGGCAAATCAGGAGTTTCGCCAATTGAAGCGTTTGATACAACGTCCTATAAAACGAAGATAGCAGGGATGGTCCGTGATTTTGACGGAGAAGAACGGTTTGGACGGAAGGAAGCACGGCGTATGGACCGGTTCGTGCAATTTGCTGTTGCGGCAGCAGATCAGGCTTTATCTGACTCCGGTCTCGAGATGGAGCATGTGGACAGGGAGCGCGTTGGCGTGTATATCGGTTCCGGCATCGGCGGAATCCAGACCCTGATGGAACAAGGCAAACTCCTGTCTGAACGCGGGCCTGCAAGAGTCAGTCCAACACTGGTGCCCATGATGATATCCAATATGGCGGCGGCTATGGTGAGCATGAGATTTGGCTGTTGGGGACCTACTCTCTCGCCAGTGACAGCCTGTTCGATCGGCAACACCGCCATAGGTGAGGCTTTCCGGCTGATCCGTCACGGTGGAGCAGATGTGATTTTTGCTGGAGGGACGGAGGCAGCTGTCACCGAAGTATCACTGGCAAGCTTCGGCAATGCGACGGCGCTATCTACACGAAACGAAGCGTACGAAGGAGCGAGTCGACCATTTGATGCAGGCAGAGATGGTTTTGTCATGGCTGAGGGTGCCGGGGTCTTGGTTGTAGAGTCTTTGTCCCACGCCCTTGCGAGAGGTGCAAACATCCTTGCAGAGATCGTAGGTTATGGTGCCAGTTCAGACGCGTATCATATGGTAGCAACCCATCCCGAAGGACGTGGTGCATACTTGGCCATGAAAGCCGCTCTGGCGGATGCACAGCTTCAGCCGCAAGACATTGATGTCATTAATGCTCATGCTACCAGTACGGAAGCGGGTGATCTTTCCGAGACACGAGCAATCAAGCAGCTGTTTGGTGCGGAAGCCTATCATATTCCGGTAACAGCAAACAAATCGATGACCGGACATATGCTGGGGGCGGCTGGTGGTGCGGAAGCTATATCGCTCATTCAAAGCTTGCGTAGCGGCATCATTCCACCGACAATCAATCAAGAGCAGAGCGATCCGGAATGTGATCTCGATTATGTCCCCAATGTTGCAAGAGAAGCTGACCTGAAGATTGGCATGTCCAACTCATTTGGCTTCGGTGGTCATAATGCGGTCATTATTTTGCAGAAATATTCATCGTAAACTTACAGAGAGCAGTGACTGCCCAAAGGCGCACTGTTCTCTTTTTATTTGCTGTGGGAAGACTGTTCCGACTGCGAAAGTGCAATATAGGCCATTAGTTCGCTGGTTGCATGTAAACATGAGAAATGGCCCATGAATATGGTCGGGATATTCGTTAAAATGTTCAATAGGGGCACATATGTACGCATAATTGAATGGATAACGAAATAGGCCGAAGTTTAAGTTTGGTCCGTTTTCCATGGTGGTATAGATATAAGGGCTGATAGAGGCT
This window of the Paenibacillus marchantiae genome carries:
- a CDS encoding methionine ABC transporter ATP-binding protein, with the protein product MISLYGVSKRYNERGSREDQGFEALSSVSLEVGQGEIHGIIGSSGAGKSTLLRMLNGLEKPDDGEVIVNGQHLTRMSEPSLRQVRRSIGMIFQHFNLVSNRTVSGNVCMPLELAGVSRTERVARGLEVLRFVGLEDKANQYPAQLSGGQKQRVAIARALASRPDVLLCDEPTSSLDPQTTSGILDVLRHVNETLGVTIVLVTHEMEVARKLCDRISVMKEGRIIKTLSEAEVRSIPAPKPDLLTSLLMGEDVSMSGRNTSIHGDQEDHNDDT
- a CDS encoding methionine ABC transporter permease; this encodes MMIPESVVKYQHEIWQAIGETFVMVGISITAAVLIGLPLGTLLYLFRKGQRYQNRPLFTILGSLVNIIRSFPFLLLVVFMIPFTRLIVGTSIGTLAATVPLSVIAIAYYARLVEQALLDVPKGVVEAASSMGASTIQLVVKFLYVEARSSLVLGLTTATISFISYSTVMGIVGGGGVGDFAIRYGYQRFETEIMVFTIIIMIILVQMIQFTGSRLSRWLDRRS
- a CDS encoding MetQ/NlpA family ABC transporter substrate-binding protein, with the translated sequence MKAKLMLMLLAVTLVAAGCGKKEETPAAEGNKESTQAGQEVTLKVATLIPPMTDVLDIVKPLLKEDGVNLEVVVLSDNVQPNTALANKEVDANFFQHVPYMNQYNEANNANLVAVQPIYNAIYGAYSKKYKSIEELPEGATVAIANDPSNIGRSLVMMEQNGLIKLKEGVGFNATQADITENTKNFKFKEVDLLMLARMLDDADLVAMTPAYASPLGLTPKKDALFTEKDDSHFAITLVAREDNKDSEAIQKLAKRMAGPEVKAFFEEKYADIAIPAFK
- a CDS encoding helix-turn-helix transcriptional regulator, translated to MNHDVRLQALSAFLKSQRSKISPESVGLPAGSRRRTPGLRREEVSQLAGVSTTWYTWLEQGRDIQVSHSVLDNIASALRLTADERKYLFSLGLDYHSELHILDEKPLQVHPSLQKILQELRNCPTIISDRRCHIVGWNDAARHVFMDFEQIPAEQRNMISLLFERKEFRRLAVNWEDFVSGFLAIFRAYYGQYVDDEWYNLFLDDMMDRYPDFQPLWKQSNVSSAPDVLIEFRHSRAGKMLFDLTSLQVQGNADLRCSIYTPATDTATERKLIRLMEPKVEHDSDKS
- the fabF gene encoding beta-ketoacyl-ACP synthase II, encoding MERVVITGMGIISPLGNDVHTFWNGLVEGKSGVSPIEAFDTTSYKTKIAGMVRDFDGEERFGRKEARRMDRFVQFAVAAADQALSDSGLEMEHVDRERVGVYIGSGIGGIQTLMEQGKLLSERGPARVSPTLVPMMISNMAAAMVSMRFGCWGPTLSPVTACSIGNTAIGEAFRLIRHGGADVIFAGGTEAAVTEVSLASFGNATALSTRNEAYEGASRPFDAGRDGFVMAEGAGVLVVESLSHALARGANILAEIVGYGASSDAYHMVATHPEGRGAYLAMKAALADAQLQPQDIDVINAHATSTEAGDLSETRAIKQLFGAEAYHIPVTANKSMTGHMLGAAGGAEAISLIQSLRSGIIPPTINQEQSDPECDLDYVPNVAREADLKIGMSNSFGFGGHNAVIILQKYSS